One region of Rhodophyticola sp. CCM32 genomic DNA includes:
- a CDS encoding exodeoxyribonuclease III, with translation MSFTLATWNINSVRLRADLVTRLLREEAPDILCLQECKSPVDLIPAEVFANAGYGHIVARGQKGYNGVAILSKQPLEDVGHRDFVGKGDARHVAARLENGVTVHNFYVPAGGDVPDREINEKFGHKLDFLTEMRDWFHGETPARSILVGDLNIAPREDDVWSHKQLLKVVSHTPIEVTHLAEVQDSAGWVDVTRKDIPEGPLYSWWSYRARDWDAADKGRRLDHVWATPDIAAAAHGSRVLRDVRGWEKPSDHAPVFATFDL, from the coding sequence ATGTCCTTCACCCTTGCCACCTGGAATATCAACTCGGTTCGTTTGCGCGCCGATCTCGTGACCAGACTGTTGCGCGAAGAGGCCCCCGATATTCTGTGCCTGCAGGAGTGTAAATCGCCGGTCGATCTGATCCCTGCCGAGGTGTTCGCCAATGCGGGCTATGGCCATATCGTAGCCCGGGGGCAGAAAGGCTATAACGGTGTGGCGATCCTGTCGAAACAGCCGCTGGAAGATGTGGGTCATCGCGATTTCGTGGGCAAGGGCGATGCCCGCCATGTGGCCGCCAGGCTGGAAAACGGCGTCACCGTGCATAATTTCTATGTGCCCGCAGGTGGCGATGTGCCGGATCGGGAGATCAACGAGAAATTCGGCCATAAGCTCGATTTCCTGACCGAGATGCGGGATTGGTTCCATGGGGAGACACCCGCCAGAAGCATTCTGGTGGGGGATCTGAATATCGCCCCGCGTGAAGATGATGTCTGGTCTCACAAACAACTGCTGAAAGTTGTCAGCCACACGCCGATTGAGGTGACACATCTGGCCGAGGTGCAGGACAGCGCAGGATGGGTGGATGTCACCCGCAAGGATATCCCCGAAGGGCCGCTTTACAGCTGGTGGTCCTATCGTGCGCGCGATTGGGATGCGGCCGACAAGGGCCGCAGGCTTGATCATGTCTGGGCCACGCCCGATATTGCCGCTGCCGCCCATGGCTCCCGCGTGCTGCGCGATGTCCGCGGGTGGGAGAAACCCTCGGATCACGCGCCGGTCTTTGCCACATTCGATCTTTGA
- the trxA gene encoding thioredoxin → MLEFGQTQDAPGAADLIKDSTDASFMADVIEASQTVPVIVDFWAPWCGPCKTLGPQLEAAVKAARGKVKMVKVDIDQNQQIAGQLRVQSIPMVYAFHQGQPVDGFQGAVTEAEVKQFVEKLSALSGEDNGLAEALEAAEAMLDEGAVVDAAQTFAAILGEEPENPAALGGLARAHLALGELDRVEALLNNAPAAIASAAEVEAARAQLELARQAEDAGPLSELAAAVEADPTNHQARFDYALALHAAGQVPDAVEQLLDLFRRDREWNDGAAKSQLFTIFDALKPEDPIVLAGRRKLSSMIFA, encoded by the coding sequence ATGCTTGAATTTGGACAGACGCAGGATGCCCCGGGCGCGGCCGATCTGATCAAAGACAGCACCGATGCCAGTTTCATGGCCGATGTGATCGAGGCCAGTCAGACCGTGCCTGTCATCGTCGATTTCTGGGCCCCCTGGTGCGGGCCCTGCAAAACCCTTGGGCCGCAGCTTGAGGCGGCGGTGAAAGCGGCCAGGGGCAAGGTGAAAATGGTCAAGGTCGATATAGACCAGAACCAGCAGATCGCCGGGCAGTTGCGGGTGCAGTCGATCCCCATGGTCTATGCCTTCCATCAGGGTCAACCGGTGGATGGGTTTCAGGGCGCCGTAACAGAGGCCGAAGTGAAACAGTTTGTCGAAAAGCTGAGCGCCCTGTCAGGTGAAGATAACGGGCTGGCCGAGGCGCTTGAAGCCGCAGAGGCGATGCTGGACGAGGGGGCCGTGGTGGACGCGGCACAGACCTTTGCCGCGATCCTCGGGGAAGAGCCGGAAAACCCCGCTGCCCTTGGCGGGCTGGCGCGCGCCCATCTGGCTTTGGGTGAACTGGACCGGGTCGAGGCGCTGCTGAACAATGCGCCCGCCGCAATTGCCAGCGCCGCCGAGGTTGAAGCCGCCCGCGCGCAGTTGGAGCTTGCCCGGCAGGCCGAAGATGCCGGGCCGCTGAGTGAACTGGCCGCCGCGGTTGAGGCTGACCCGACCAATCATCAGGCCCGGTTCGATTATGCGCTGGCGCTGCATGCCGCCGGTCAGGTGCCGGATGCCGTGGAGCAACTGCTTGATCTGTTCCGGCGCGACCGGGAGTGGAATGACGGCGCCGCCAAATCTCAGCTTTTCACCATTTTCGATGCGCTTAAACCGGAAGACCCGATTGTTCTGGCCGGGCGCCGGAAGCTCAGCTCGATGATCTTCGCCTGA
- a CDS encoding LON peptidase substrate-binding domain-containing protein, with the protein MISPADLPETIPVFPLPGALLLPRARLPLHLFEPRYLAMMDDTLKTGHRMIGMVQPMETPGKTETRLHSIGCAGRVTQFSETEDGRYMITLAGISRYRVTREVSGFSPYLKADVSWAGFDDDLGGVEKDRTFDRPQFLTLLSRYFEALDLSTDWDSLKDAEDELLINSLSMLCPFDPEEKQALLEAPSLTTRRETLVTLIEFALRGGTGEDILQ; encoded by the coding sequence CTGATATCCCCTGCGGATCTTCCTGAGACAATTCCGGTCTTTCCCCTGCCCGGGGCCCTGCTTTTGCCCCGCGCGCGCCTGCCCCTGCATCTTTTCGAGCCGCGCTATCTGGCGATGATGGATGATACGCTGAAAACCGGGCACCGGATGATCGGAATGGTGCAGCCCATGGAAACCCCCGGAAAGACCGAGACACGGTTGCATTCCATCGGTTGTGCCGGCCGGGTGACGCAGTTTTCGGAAACCGAAGACGGGCGCTATATGATCACGCTGGCAGGGATATCGCGCTATCGCGTGACCCGTGAGGTCTCGGGTTTCAGCCCCTATCTGAAGGCTGATGTGTCCTGGGCCGGGTTCGATGATGATCTGGGCGGGGTTGAAAAAGACAGAACATTTGATCGCCCGCAGTTTCTGACCCTGTTGTCACGGTATTTCGAAGCGCTTGATCTGTCGACGGATTGGGACAGCCTGAAAGACGCGGAAGATGAATTGCTGATCAACTCGCTTTCGATGCTGTGCCCCTTTGACCCCGAAGAAAAGCAGGCGCTGCTGGAGGCGCCATCGCTGACCACCCGGCGGGAAACACTTGTCACATTGATCGAATTTGCACTGCGGGGCGGCACGGGTGAGGATATTCTGCAATGA
- a CDS encoding Trm112 family protein, translated as MRPEAPIDRHMLEALVCPVTHAPLSYDAGAQELISKAAHLAFPIRNGIPIMLEDEARKLE; from the coding sequence ATGAGGCCGGAAGCCCCGATTGATCGGCACATGTTAGAGGCGCTGGTCTGCCCGGTCACCCATGCACCGCTCAGCTATGATGCCGGGGCGCAGGAGCTGATCTCGAAAGCCGCGCATCTGGCCTTTCCAATCCGCAATGGCATTCCGATCATGCTGGAAGATGAGGCGAGGAAGCTGGAGTGA